One Candidatus Schekmanbacteria bacterium DNA segment encodes these proteins:
- the purQ gene encoding phosphoribosylformylglycinamidine synthase subunit PurQ, with translation MKFGVIIFPGSNCDRDCFRVIKDVIGADVSFIWHKDRDIKGFDCIVLPGGFSYGDYLRTGSIARFSPVMEEVEKFASAGGYLIGICNGFQILLEAGLLPGAMIRNRSLKFICKHINVKVENNATPFTKKYKSGEVLSIPIAHSDGNYFADSETIARIEDNGQVVFRYSTSGGVVNDEGNPNGSINNIAGIVSANKRVLGMMPHPERCSEELLGGIDGRGIFESITEHLK, from the coding sequence ATGAAATTTGGAGTAATAATATTCCCTGGTTCAAACTGTGACCGTGACTGTTTCCGCGTTATCAAAGATGTCATAGGCGCTGATGTAAGCTTCATCTGGCACAAAGACAGGGATATCAAAGGCTTTGACTGTATTGTTCTTCCGGGCGGTTTTTCCTACGGAGATTATTTGAGGACCGGCTCCATTGCACGTTTCTCGCCTGTAATGGAAGAGGTTGAAAAATTTGCCTCTGCCGGCGGCTATCTTATAGGGATTTGCAACGGCTTCCAGATATTGCTTGAAGCAGGACTCCTTCCGGGGGCGATGATACGGAACCGGTCGCTAAAATTCATATGCAAGCATATAAATGTGAAGGTTGAGAACAACGCAACTCCATTCACTAAAAAATATAAATCCGGAGAAGTGCTCTCCATACCAATAGCCCATTCTGACGGCAACTACTTTGCAGACAGCGAAACTATCGCAAGGATTGAAGATAACGGGCAGGTAGTTTTCAGATATTCGACTTCCGGAGGAGTTGTAAACGATGAAGGGAATCCAAACGGTTCGATTAACAATATAGCCGGCATAGTGAGCGCAAATAAAAGGGTGCTTGGGATGATGCCTCACCCCGAAAGATGTTCGGAAGAATTGCTTGGCGGAATCGACGGCAGAGGAATTTTTGAATCAATAACGGAGCATTTAAAATAA